GCGACGGCCACCTGGCTGCTTGCCTTCAGCATCGCCCGTTTGAGTTCGGCCTCTTCGGTGTCGAACGCGGCCAGTCCTTCATCGGGATCGAACGCGCACGCGCCGAGGAAACAAAGATCGGCCTTGATCTGCTGGATCTGCAGCAAGGCGGTGGCGCCGGTGGCGCCGGCCGCGCTCCGGGCGATGCGCCCGCCGATGAGGATGATCTCGAAGCCCGGCCGGTCGATGAGGCGTGCGCACAACTCCGGCGAGTTCGTGACGACGGTGAGATCCGCGTTGTCCGGCAGCGCCGCGGCGATGGCGACATTGGTCGACCCGGTGTCCAGCAAAACAATCTGCTTCGGCCGGACGATGGACGCAGCGGCGGCGGCAAGACGGGCCTTGCGGTCCACCGCTTCGCTCATGCGGACCTGCGCGCTTTTGCCGGAGGGCGAGATCAGCAGCGCACCGCCGTAGACACGTTTGCAATGGCCCTGCTCGGCGAGCTCGCGCAGATGACGGCGGACCGTGTGCTCGGAAGTCTGAAATTCAGCCGCGAGTTCGGACGCCAATACGCGACCCTGCGCCCGCAGCCGTTCCAGAATCAGCCGCTCCCGTTCTTCGGGCAGAAGCCCGTCCATTGCATCCTGTCGCGTTCGTTGCATGGCTCCACCTTGCCTGATTGCAAATCGATCATAATCGAGCAAAATATATCGTAAACGAGCGAGTGGTGCAAATGGCACATGGGACGGGGCGGCCGAACGCGTTTCACCGTCTTTTGGCCGGCATCCGGACCCTCATGGTTGCCGCGCCGCCCGCGAACACCTGAATGGAGGAACCGCACAACAAGGCGACGAGGAGAAGTTTGCGTGACGTCTTCATGGTGGGCTCCCTGGTTTTGTCAGTGGGGATGAGGCTTTAAACAGCCTGCCGCGTGGCGCGGCCAACAATCGTGCGGTCGGCAAGCCACACCGCGAGCAGCGTGGCGCCCATCAATGGAAAGACGAGGCCGAGCAGAACGAGGCCGGTTTTCCAGCCACGCATGGGCGGTGCGGCACGTTCGCGCGACGGTGCGCCGAGCGAGCGCCGTGGCCGATCTTTCCACCACCGCTTCCACCACATCACGCAGCCGGTCACGGCCATTCCCGCGAGCCCAAGCGACATCACGGCGCAGAGGATCTGATTGGCGACGCCGAAATAGCGGCCCATATGCAACGATGTGCCGTACGACACGGCCTTCGACACCGCGCCGTAGTCGCCGTAACGAATGTCTTTCAGCACCGTGCCGCTGTATTGGTCGATGTACAGCGTGCGCTCGTCTCGCGGGTCGGCGGGAAAGTAAGAGACGGTGTAGACGCCCGTGGCGGAGGTGGGCAGCACGATGTCGTAGCCGTTCGGGACGCCGAGCGAGGCGACCAGCGCAACGATGCGTCCGAGCGGCAGCGCGTGTGCTGCGTGTGCGTCGGCGGATTGCGGCACGGGCGTGTTGCCGACGGCCCATGGCGTGAGCGGCAACGGCAGGTCGTCCATCACCATGCCCGGCATCGAGTCCATGCTCGGCGGGTGCGCGTCGTGTTCCTTGGCCGATGCTTCATTGGCTGAAGCGTGTGCGCCTTGAGCCGATTGCGTCTCGGCGGCTGCATCTACCGTGCCCGCGTGCTTATCGGCGCGGATGCCCGGAAGGGTCGAGCGTAACGGCAGACCACCCCACGAACCCGGCGGCGCACCAAGATTGGCGGCGCTCGCGAGCGCCTTGAACTGCTTACCCCATGAACCCGTCCACGGCAGGCCGCTCAGCACGAAAACGAGCGCACCGAGCGCGAGCCAGATGCCCATCACGGCATGGAGGTTCTTCCAGAGCGCGCGGCCTTGTAGCGAGAAACGTGGCACCAGCGCCGCGCGTGCGGTGGTTTTTTCGCGCGGCCACCAGAGCGCGACGCCGGTGCCGATCATCACCAGCGTCCAGCACGCGGCCAGTTCCATCAGCAATTCGCCTGGCTTGCCGAGCAGCAGCTTGCGGTGAAGCATGCGGTCCACCTGCATGAAGCGGCGCTCGACGCTTAACGTGCCCAGAACTTCGCCGCTGTATGGATTCAGATAGACGCTTTGCTTTTCGCCATCGGCGAGGCGAAAGATGAACTCGGTACTGCGATCCGGTGCGCGAGCGATGGGCGCGGTCACCGCGCGCGCATCGGCCGGCATCGCCGCGCGGGCTTTGGCGAGCAATGCGTCTTCAGTCAGCCTGGGCGTGGCTTG
This genomic stretch from Paraburkholderia caffeinilytica harbors:
- a CDS encoding PepSY-associated TM helix domain-containing protein yields the protein MSTTTAQRASSATGTANAGYRTLWRWHFYAGLFVMPFLIVLAITGTLYCFQPQIEPLLYPHRLIVEPQATPRLTEDALLAKARAAMPADARAVTAPIARAPDRSTEFIFRLADGEKQSVYLNPYSGEVLGTLSVERRFMQVDRMLHRKLLLGKPGELLMELAACWTLVMIGTGVALWWPREKTTARAALVPRFSLQGRALWKNLHAVMGIWLALGALVFVLSGLPWTGSWGKQFKALASAANLGAPPGSWGGLPLRSTLPGIRADKHAGTVDAAAETQSAQGAHASANEASAKEHDAHPPSMDSMPGMVMDDLPLPLTPWAVGNTPVPQSADAHAAHALPLGRIVALVASLGVPNGYDIVLPTSATGVYTVSYFPADPRDERTLYIDQYSGTVLKDIRYGDYGAVSKAVSYGTSLHMGRYFGVANQILCAVMSLGLAGMAVTGCVMWWKRWWKDRPRRSLGAPSRERAAPPMRGWKTGLVLLGLVFPLMGATLLAVWLADRTIVGRATRQAV
- a CDS encoding DeoR/GlpR family DNA-binding transcription regulator; amino-acid sequence: MDGLLPEERERLILERLRAQGRVLASELAAEFQTSEHTVRRHLRELAEQGHCKRVYGGALLISPSGKSAQVRMSEAVDRKARLAAAAASIVRPKQIVLLDTGSTNVAIAAALPDNADLTVVTNSPELCARLIDRPGFEIILIGGRIARSAAGATGATALLQIQQIKADLCFLGACAFDPDEGLAAFDTEEAELKRAMLKASSQVAVAMTSEKLMTAAPYCVAPARAVDYLFVEADVTAERRALLEAVCDNVRVARS